A portion of the Toxoplasma gondii ME49 chromosome VIIb, whole genome shotgun sequence genome contains these proteins:
- a CDS encoding hypothetical protein (encoded by transcript TGME49_259520): MEDAIHQLRDRFECMSTDLFIVEQRLDQEFARIYGPERHPRQLLHRLAKVQNDIQTLSEQFQQLFTAKSQLADTLRHQLRSYELLGALQEVAGGEAPAQDIRCEQIYEEGEELLRRWMKIDQRSMQFPEWASDEKGLDRNDGMSISQGNAAPFDGSSDCIPGKNADLAAGAAHSDLPEAAGTAASSGPEMSQPAFATVGGRSRVFCDVAPARDPGVPDAERGNAEHQTRGASEEPENEACVCGYSPITVSVFEGVPALTRRRSRLGDVNELLHCLYHMRYEKGKEGASTTIRELNHMNLKVVGQTGEAKLSTLRYLRLVDVNPRTGTVRLLVPQRKTRVAAEGGRGSLTGQTASRPAKQPPSSSLRTSSQGGISKNATSASSRSQSGSRREFGRDREKKHQNQSRFPLASTERTRYDSSELKDAEKEGRITALVPR, translated from the exons ATGGAGGACGCAATTCACCAACTTCGCGACAGA TTCGAGTGCATGTCCACGGACCTCTTCATAGTTGAGCAGCGCCTCGACCAGGAGTTTGCTCGCATCTACGGCCCTGAACGGCATCCTCGTCAGTTGCTTCATAGGCTTGCAAAAGTCCAGAATGACATTCAGACGCTCTCCGAACAATTCCAG CAACTCTTTACAGCAAAATCACAGCTTGCCGACACGCTCCGCCACCAGCTCCGCAGTTATGAACTGCTCGGAGCTTTGCAG GAGGTCGCCGGCGGCGAAGCGCCTGCGCAAGACATCCGCTGTGAGCAGATTtatgaagaaggcgaggagttGCTGAGACGATGGATGAAGATCGATCAACGTTCCATGCA GTTTCCCGAGTGGGCTTCTGACGAGAAAGGATTGGACAGAAATGACGGAATGTCCATTTCTCAAGGAAACGCGGCTCCGTTTGACGGCAGTTCCGACTGTATCCCAGGGAAAAACGCTGACCTG GCTGCGGGAGCTGCGCATTCGGACCTTCCAGAGGCAGCTGGCACAGCCGCCTCTTCAGGACCAGAGATGTCTCAGCCCGCGTTCGCCACAGTTGGGGGTCGAAGCCGAGTCTTCTGCGATGTGGCTCCTGCACGGGACCCCGGGGTCCCCGacgccgagagaggaaatgCTGAGCACCAAACGAGAGGCGCTAGTGAAGAGCCGGAGAATGAAGCGTGCGTCTGTGGCTACTCACCA ATTACTGTTTCAGTGTTTGAAGGGGTACCTGCGTTGACGCGTCGCCGATCTCGGCTAGGGGACGTCAACGAGCTGCTGCATTGTCTCTATCACATGCGCTacgagaaaggcaaagaagGCGCTTCCACGACTATCAGGGAGTTGAATCACATGAACTTGAAAGTTGTTGGACAAACTG GCGAAGCTAAGCTTTCCACTCTGCGCTATCTACGACTCGTCGATGTCAACCCAAG AACGGGCACTGTCCGGCTTCTGGTACCTCAGCGGAAGACGCGAGTCGCAGCTGAAGGTGGCCGTGGCAGCCTCACAGGACAGACCGCCTCCAGACCTGCAAAACAACCCCCCTCGTCCTCGCTTCGGACAAGCTCTCAAGGGGGAATTTCAAAGAACGCAACCAGTGCTTCGTCGAGATCTCAAAGTGGCAGTCGGCGAGAGTttggcagagacagagaaaagaaacatcAGAACCAAAGCCGTTTTCCGTTAGCGTCTACAGAAAGGACTCGATACGACTCTTCAGAACTGAAAGAtgccgagaaagaaggaagaattACAGCTTTGGTGCCTCGCTAG